The following nucleotide sequence is from Achromobacter spanius.
ACCAACCTGCCCGGGGCGCGCGGCCAACATCATGCAGTTGGTCACGTCGGTGTAGGCGCCGTCATCGGTCTGCAGCCAGCACAGACCCGTTACCGCACTGAACACCAGACCATCCGGGCTTGAAAAGTCCTGGTCATCGGTAAGACTGGACAGGTTTACGGTCGTGACATCGGCGTCGGCTTGCGCGCCGAACAGGTACACATCCCATTCGAAGCGATCGCCATCACCGGCCGCTGCCAATTCCTTGATACGAATGATGTGTCCGTTGGGGTTGCCAGACTGGCTAGCGCCACCCTTCATATCGGTGTACACGCGAGGATTGGCGGAGTCGGGCTCATACTGCGAGCCGGTGGGATCAACGCGGCGGCTGCTGTTGTTCGTCAACGTGCAATAGAGTTCGCCGTTCGCGGGGTTCACGCCACACCATTCGGGCCGATCCATCTTAGTTGCACCGGCGGCATCGGCCGCCAACCGGGCATTGACCGCCACATCGGCCTGATCGGAAAAGGGGTAGGTCGCATACCCGCTGACCGCCGAGTTCTGCATCGACAGTTCCAACCACGAGCCGGTGCCATCTTCTGAGAACTGGGCCGCAAATAGTGTGCCGTTATCAAGGTACTTGTCGCCCACAGAGATACGACTGATCGCGTCTGCGTCCGCGGGATCCCAATTGGCCGACGAGACCCACTTGTAGAGGTACTCGCCACGAGCGTCGTCGCCCATATATACGATGATCGGTTGACCCGCGACTGCCGTGCGGAAAGCGGCCGATTCATGGGCAAACCGGCCCAAAGCCGAGCGCTTTTTCGCCTTTCTGCTGCGGTCGTAAGCATCCACCTCGACGACGTAGCCCTGGCCGTTCATCTCGTTGCGGTAGTCATCGCTACCGTCAGCCGACGCGCCAGACTGGCTGATTATCCAGCGAGCATATCGATCGTCCGCGCCGGCCGATTCCCAACCGTGGCGCGACGCAGCGCCTTGATTGCGTCCATAGCGCCGAAGCGAGGTGACAGATTTGTCATTCCCGCGGGCGGCATCGTCCGCAGCGTCTCGCGTGAAATAGCCGTACCAGTTTTCCTCGCCAGTCAGAAAGGTGCCCCAAGGGGTCTTTCCCGTGCCGCAGTTGTTGAGCGTGCCGCGCGTACGCGTCGCGTCGGGCGAGTACTTCGTCACCAGCAGCGGGTTACCTCGGGCGGGGCCGGCGATCTCGACTTCGGAAAGCGCCGTGAGCCTGAAATTGAACAACGAATCGGGAACCGTACCCCAGGCATTGCCGGCTTTCTTTACCTCGACAACCGACACTCCATGAATGGCGATCTCCTTGTCAACCTCGGCGGCTGGCCGGGGTAGCGTATTCGTGCCCCCATTTGCATGCAGGAAGAACGAACTGAGCCCTTCGTTCGTCGTGGCCTCATGGTTGACCGCCAGCAGCCCGCGATCCGTCGAGCTTGCCGACGGCCGGTTGTCAGCACCAAGGCCGAACCATTCCATGCCATCGTGGTGGTCACCAGCACGCTTGTCGAAATCGTTGTCCGTGCCATCGTTCTTGTAGGCAAGCACCCCCTCAGCGAGCGGGTCACCCAAGCCATAGAGGGGTCGTCTCAGAAAACGGAAAATAAAGCACGCTAAGGCATAGCCGAACCTGCCAAGCTTGCTCCACCCTGTAGTGACGCGATCAGCGGGCAGGAAACGTTCCCCCTTCGCGCATGGCAGGCGCACACCAACTCAGACAGCACGGCCTCCATGCGCGCCAGGTCAGCCATTTTCTCGCGCACGTCCTTGAGCTTGTGCTCGGCCAGACTGCTGGCTTCCTCGCAATGGGTGCCATCCTCCAGCCGCAGCAGCTCGGCGATCTCATCCAGGCTGAAGCCCAGCCGCTGGGCTGATTTCACGAAGCGCACCCGCGTTACATCCGCCTCGCCATAGCGGCGGATGCTGCCATAGGGCTTGTCAGGCTCCAGCAACAAGCCCTTGCGCTGATAGAAACGGATGGTCTCCACATTGACCCCGGCCGCCTTGGCGAAAACGCCAATGGTCAGGTTCTCCAAATTGTTTTCCATATCGCTTGACTCCGTACATGAGTACGGAAGTAAGGTTACGCTATCCAATTTCAATTCGAAAGGACAAGCGCATGTCTGAACCAAAAACCGGGCGCGGCGCGCTCTTCACTGGAGGGCTTGCCGCCATCCTCGCCTCGGCTTGCTGCCTCGGGCCGTTGGTTCTGATCGCCTTGGGGTTCAGCGGCGCTTGGATCGGCAACTTGGCGGTGTTGGATCCCTATCGCCCCATCTTTATCGGCGTGGCGCTGGTGGCGTTGTTCTTCGCCTGGCGGCGCATCTACCGGCAGGCAGCGGCCTGCAAACCGGGTGAGGTCTGCGCGATTCCCCAAGTGCGAGCTACTTACAAGCTCATTTTCTGGATCGTGGCCGCGCTGGTTCTGGTCGCGCTCGGATTTCCCTACGTCATGCCATTTTTCTACTGATCGGAGTTCACCATGAAGAAACTGTTTGCCTCCCTCGCCCTCGCCGCCGTTGTTGCCCCCGTCTGGGCCGCCACCCAGACCGTCACGCTGTCCGTACCGGGCATGACCTGCTCCGCCTGCCCGATCACTGTCAAGAAGGCGATTTCCAAGGTCGAAGGCGTCAGCAAAGTTGACGTGACTTTCGAGACACGCCAAGCGGTCGTCACCTTCGACGATGCCAAGACCAGCGTGCAGAAGCTGACCAAGGCAACCGCAGACGCGGGCTATCCGTCCAGCGTCAAGCAGTGAGTCACTGAAAACGGCACCGCAGCACAACGGACGTCATTGTCTGGCGCCACAAACGATAAAGGATCTGTTGCATGACCCATCTAAAAATCACCGGCATGACTTGCGACTCGTGCGCGGCGCACGTCAAGGAAGCGCTGGAAAAAGTGCCAGGCGTGCAGTCGGCGCTGGTGTCCTATCCGAAGGGCACAGCGCAACTCGCCATCGTGCCGGGCACATCGCCGGACGCGCTGACTGCCGCCGTGGCCGGACTGGGCTACAAGGCAACGCTAGCCGATGCGCCACTGGCGGACAACCGCGTCGGACTGCTCGACAAGGTGCGGGGATGGATGGCCGCCGCCGAAAAGCACAGTGGCAACGAGCCCCCGGTGCAGGTAGCGGTCATTGGCAGCGGTGGAGCCGCGATGGCGGCGGCGCTGAAGGCCGTCGAGCAAGGCGCGCAGGTCACGCTGATCGAGCGCGGCACCATCGGCGGCACCTGCGTCAATGTCGGCTGTGTGCCGTCCAAGATCATGATCCGCGCCGCCCACATCGCCCATCTGCGCCGGGAAAGCCCGTTCGATGGCGGTATTGCGGCAACTGTGCCTACGATTGACCGCAGTAAGCTGCTGGCCCAGCAGCAGGCCCGCGTCGACGAACTGCGGCACGCCAAGTACGAAGGCATCCTGGGCGGTAATCCGGCCATCACCGTTGTGCACGGTGAGGCGCGCTTCAAGGACGACCAGAGCCTTACCGTCCGTTTGAACGAGGGTGGCGAGCGCGTCGTGATGTTCGACCGCTGCCTGGTCGCCACGGGTGCCAGCCCGGCGGTCCCGCCGATTCCGGGCTTGAAAGAGTCACCCTACTGGACTTCCACCGAGGCCCTGGCGAGCGACACCATTCCCGAACGCCTTGCCGTAATCGGCTCGTCGGTGGTGGCGCTGGAGCTGGCGCAAGCCTTTGCCCGGCTGGGCAGCAAGGTCACGGTCCTGGCGCGCAATACCTTGTTCTTCCGTGAAGACCCGGCCATCGGCGAGGCGGTGACAGCCGCTTTCCGTGCCGAGGGCATCGAGGTGCTGGAGCACACGCAAGCCAGCCAGGTCGCCCATATGGACGGTGAATTCGTGCTGACCACCACGCACGGTGAATTGCGCGCCGACAAACTGCTGGTTGCCACCGGTCGGACACCGAACACGCGCAGCCTCGCGCTGGACGCAGCGGGGGTCACTGTCAATGCGCAAGGTGCCATCGTCATCGACCAAGGCATGCGCACGAGCAACCCGAACATCTACGCGGCCGGCGACTGCACCGACCAGCCGCAGTTCGTCTATGTGGCGGCAGCGGCCGGCACCCGTGCCGCGATCAACATGACCGGCGGCGATGCGGCGCTCGACCTGACCGCAATGCCGGCCGTGGTGTTCACCGATCCGCAAGTGGCGACCGTGGGCTACAGCGAGGCGGAAGCCCACCACGACGGGATCGAGACCGACAGCCGCACCTTGACCTTGGACAACGTGCCGCGTGCGCTCGCCAACTTCGACACACGCGGCTTCATCAAGTTGGTTATCGAGGAAGGCAGCCATCGGCTGATCGGCGTACAGGCGGTCGCGCCGGAAGCGGGTGAACTGATCCAGACGGCGGCTCTGGCCATTCGCAACCGCATGACGGTGCAGGAACTGGCCGACCAGTTGTTCCCCTACCTGACGATGGTCGAGGGGTTGAAGCTCGCGGCGCAGACCTTCAACAAGGATGTGAAGCAGCTTTCCTGCTGCGCCGGGTGAGAAAAAGGAGGTGTTCAATGAACGCCTACACGGTGTCCCGGCTGGCTCTTGATGCCGGGGTGAGCGTGCATATCGTGCGCGACTACCTGCTGCGCGGATTGCTGCGCCCGGTGGCGTGCACACCAGGCGGCTACGGCTTGTTCGATGACGCCGCCTTGCAACGGCTGTGCTTCGTGCGGGCGGCCTTCGAGGCGGGCATCGGCCTCGACGCGCTGGCGCGGCTGTGCCGGGCGCTGGATGCGGCGGACGGCGACGAAGCGGCCGCGCAGCTTGCCCTGCTGCGTCAGTTCGTCGAGCGTCGGCGCGAAGCGTTGGCCGATCTGGAAGTGCAGTTGGCCACCCTGCCGACCGAGCCGGCACAGCACGCGGAGAGTCTGCCATGAACAACCCCGAGCGCTTGCCGTCCGAGACGCACAAACCGATCACCGGCTACCTGTGGGGCGGACTGGCTGTGCTGACTTGCCCCTGCCACCTGCCCATCCTCGCTGTCGTGCTGGCCGGCACAACCGCCGGTGCTTTCCTCGGCGAGCATTGGGTCATCGCGGCGCTCGGTTTGACCGGCCTGTTCCTTCTGTCCCTGTCGCGGGCGTTGCGGGCATTCAGGGAAAGAGAATGAGCGCTTTCCGGCCGGATGGATGGACGACGCCGGAACTGGCCCAAGCGGTCGAGCGCGGGCAGCTTGAACTGCACTACCAGCCCGTCGTCGATCTGCGCAGTGGTGGGATTGTCGGCGCGGAAGCCCTGTTGCGCTGGCGTCATCCGACGCTTGGACTATTGCCACCGGGCCAGTTCCTGCCCGTGGTCGAATCGTCCGGCCTGATGCCTGAAATCGGCGCTTGGGTGCTGGGCGAAGCCTGCCGCCAGATGCGTGACTGGCGAATGCTGGCATGGCGACCGTTCCGGCTGGCCGTCAATGTTTCGGCGAGCCAAGTGGGACCGGACTTCGACGGGTGGGTAAAGGGCGTGCTGGCTGATGCCGAGTTGCCCGCCGAGTATCTCGAAATCGAGCTGACCGAATCGGTCGCGTTTGGTGATCCGGCGATCTTCCCCGCCCTGGACGCCTTGCGGCAGATCGGTGTGCGCTTCGCCGCCGATGACTTCGGGACGGGGTATTCCTGTCTGCAACATCTGAAGTGCTGCCCAATCAGCACGCTCAAGATCGACCAATCGTTTGTCGCCGGGCTCGCCAACGACCGCCGCGACCAAACCATCGTGCACACCGTGATTCAGCTTGCGCACGGGCTGGGCATGGATGTGGTGGCTGAAGGCGTGGAAACATCGGCGAGTCTTGATCTATTGCGACAAGCGGACTGCGACACAGGACAAGGCTTCCTGTTCGCGAAGCCAATGCCGGCGGCGGCATTCGCCGTCTTCGTCAGTCAATGGAGGGGTGCCACCATGAATGCAAGTGACTCGACCACCACCAGTTGCTGCGTGTGCTGCAAGGAAATCCCGCTCGATGCCGCCTTCACCCCGGAAGGCGCGGAATACGTCGAGCACTTCTGCGGGTTGGAGTGTTATCAACGCTTCGAAGCGCGTGCCAAGACAGGGAACGAAACCGATGCCGATCCGAACGCCTGCGACTCGCTACCGTCAGATTGAGGCATACCCTAACTTGGCGTCAGACCATCCGGCGCTAAATCGTCAGAATAGAGTTGCCTTCCGAATTGATTGACATACGCCGTCAAGGGTCATAGATTTCTTCCTGACACATT
It contains:
- the merA gene encoding mercury(II) reductase — translated: MTHLKITGMTCDSCAAHVKEALEKVPGVQSALVSYPKGTAQLAIVPGTSPDALTAAVAGLGYKATLADAPLADNRVGLLDKVRGWMAAAEKHSGNEPPVQVAVIGSGGAAMAAALKAVEQGAQVTLIERGTIGGTCVNVGCVPSKIMIRAAHIAHLRRESPFDGGIAATVPTIDRSKLLAQQQARVDELRHAKYEGILGGNPAITVVHGEARFKDDQSLTVRLNEGGERVVMFDRCLVATGASPAVPPIPGLKESPYWTSTEALASDTIPERLAVIGSSVVALELAQAFARLGSKVTVLARNTLFFREDPAIGEAVTAAFRAEGIEVLEHTQASQVAHMDGEFVLTTTHGELRADKLLVATGRTPNTRSLALDAAGVTVNAQGAIVIDQGMRTSNPNIYAAGDCTDQPQFVYVAAAAGTRAAINMTGGDAALDLTAMPAVVFTDPQVATVGYSEAEAHHDGIETDSRTLTLDNVPRALANFDTRGFIKLVIEEGSHRLIGVQAVAPEAGELIQTAALAIRNRMTVQELADQLFPYLTMVEGLKLAAQTFNKDVKQLSCCAG
- the merE gene encoding broad-spectrum mercury transporter MerE, with translation MNNPERLPSETHKPITGYLWGGLAVLTCPCHLPILAVVLAGTTAGAFLGEHWVIAALGLTGLFLLSLSRALRAFRERE
- the merD gene encoding mercury resistance co-regulator MerD, encoding MNAYTVSRLALDAGVSVHIVRDYLLRGLLRPVACTPGGYGLFDDAALQRLCFVRAAFEAGIGLDALARLCRALDAADGDEAAAQLALLRQFVERRREALADLEVQLATLPTEPAQHAESLP
- the merT gene encoding mercuric ion transporter MerT, encoding MSEPKTGRGALFTGGLAAILASACCLGPLVLIALGFSGAWIGNLAVLDPYRPIFIGVALVALFFAWRRIYRQAAACKPGEVCAIPQVRATYKLIFWIVAALVLVALGFPYVMPFFY
- a CDS encoding DUF3330 domain-containing protein — encoded protein: MSAFRPDGWTTPELAQAVERGQLELHYQPVVDLRSGGIVGAEALLRWRHPTLGLLPPGQFLPVVESSGLMPEIGAWVLGEACRQMRDWRMLAWRPFRLAVNVSASQVGPDFDGWVKGVLADAELPAEYLEIELTESVAFGDPAIFPALDALRQIGVRFAADDFGTGYSCLQHLKCCPISTLKIDQSFVAGLANDRRDQTIVHTVIQLAHGLGMDVVAEGVETSASLDLLRQADCDTGQGFLFAKPMPAAAFAVFVSQWRGATMNASDSTTTSCCVCCKEIPLDAAFTPEGAEYVEHFCGLECYQRFEARAKTGNETDADPNACDSLPSD
- a CDS encoding PhoX family protein yields the protein MGDPLAEGVLAYKNDGTDNDFDKRAGDHHDGMEWFGLGADNRPSASSTDRGLLAVNHEATTNEGLSSFFLHANGGTNTLPRPAAEVDKEIAIHGVSVVEVKKAGNAWGTVPDSLFNFRLTALSEVEIAGPARGNPLLVTKYSPDATRTRGTLNNCGTGKTPWGTFLTGEENWYGYFTRDAADDAARGNDKSVTSLRRYGRNQGAASRHGWESAGADDRYARWIISQSGASADGSDDYRNEMNGQGYVVEVDAYDRSRKAKKRSALGRFAHESAAFRTAVAGQPIIVYMGDDARGEYLYKWVSSANWDPADADAISRISVGDKYLDNGTLFAAQFSEDGTGSWLELSMQNSAVSGYATYPFSDQADVAVNARLAADAAGATKMDRPEWCGVNPANGELYCTLTNNSSRRVDPTGSQYEPDSANPRVYTDMKGGASQSGNPNGHIIRIKELAAAGDGDRFEWDVYLFGAQADADVTTVNLSSLTDDQDFSSPDGLVFSAVTGLCWLQTDDGAYTDVTNCMMLAARPGQVGDGAKKSLAYPEGDGSTLTVDTYVGKPPAPEQLKRFLVGPVGCEITGFCETPDGKAIFVNIQHPGENTDQANLADPSKYTSQWPSNAGYGAGKRPRSATIVITKDDGGRIGT
- the merP gene encoding mercury resistance system periplasmic binding protein MerP, encoding MKKLFASLALAAVVAPVWAATQTVTLSVPGMTCSACPITVKKAISKVEGVSKVDVTFETRQAVVTFDDAKTSVQKLTKATADAGYPSSVKQ
- a CDS encoding mercury resistance transcriptional regulator MerR, whose protein sequence is MENNLENLTIGVFAKAAGVNVETIRFYQRKGLLLEPDKPYGSIRRYGEADVTRVRFVKSAQRLGFSLDEIAELLRLEDGTHCEEASSLAEHKLKDVREKMADLARMEAVLSELVCACHARRGNVSCPLIASLQGGASLAGSAMP